One Mus caroli chromosome 6, CAROLI_EIJ_v1.1, whole genome shotgun sequence genomic window, CCAACCAAGACCGCCTGCTAATGGGAGCCAGCAAGGCCCACCCCCACCAGGAGGCCCACAGCAGAGACCGCCTCAAGGTCCACCACCACCAGAAGGCCCACAGCAGAGACCCCCTCAAGGCCCACCACCACCAGGAGGCCCACAGCAGAGACCCCCTCAAGGCCCACCACCACCAGGAGGCCCACAGCNNNNNNNNNNNNNNNNNNNNNNNNNNNNNNNNNNNNNNNNNNNNNNNNNNNNNNNNNNNNNNNNNNNNNNNNNNNNNNNNNNNNNNNNNNNNNNNNNNNNNNNNNNNNNNNNNNNNNNNNNNNNNNNNNNNNNNNNNNNNNNNNNNNNNNNNNNNNNNNNNNNNNNNNNNNNNNNNNNNNNNNNNNNNNNNNNNNNNNNNNNNNNNNNNNNNNNNNNNNNNNNNNNNNNNNNNNNNNNNNNNNNNNNNNNNNNNNNNNNNNNNNNNNNNNNNNNNNNNNNNNNNNNNNNNNNNNNNNNNNNNNNNNNNNNNNNNNNNNNNNNNNNNNNNNNNNNNNNNNNNNNNNNNNNNNNNNNNNNNNNNNNNNNNNNNNNNNNNNNNCACCACCAGGAGGCCCACAGCAGAGACCCCCTCAAGGCCCCCCACCACCAGGAGGCCCACAGCAGAGACCCCCTCAAGGCCCACCACCACCAGGAAGCCCACAGCCAAGACCcactcaaggcccacccccaacAGGAGGCCCTCAGCAAACACCTTCTCTGGCTGGAAACCCACAAGGCCCACCACAAGGCAGACCCCAGGGACCTCAGTAAACCAAAATTCTGTGACAGGTATGATTCATCGTTATCCCCTTGTGGGTGGCAGGGATCAAAACTCCTCTATATTTCAGAATCTAGAATGTAACCAATCTAAATATGTAgtaatatttttttcctggacccaataacaaatatttttattaaatgatatattcatgaaagaaaatatgttttgggGGGAATATCTCCTCCAAATTTGGTTTTCCACAATTATCGCATGTATTATATGCTTCTG contains:
- the LOC110295819 gene encoding proline-rich protein HaeIII subfamily 1-like; the protein is MAQPHKRTKQMPYDQRERHKELQNQNQIPNQRPPPSGFQPRPPANGSQQGPPPPGGPQQRPPQGPPPPEGPQQRPPQGPPPPGGPQQRPPQGPPPPGGGPQQRPPQGPPPPGGPQQRPPQGPPPPGSPQPRPTQGPPPTGGPQQTPSLAGNPQGPPQGRPQGPQ